Below is a genomic region from Clostridia bacterium.
AAAATTAAAACCCCACAATAACAGCAGCCCAAATAGGGAGTTGACGATAATCTTAAGAACCAGTTTTAACGGTTTTAATAAGATGCGGCTCACCAGGTAGACCAGGAATACAATAAAGCCAATGGCAAATAAAACCTGCAGTGTATCCACCATCGCTATCCCTCCGTTACTGAAGCCTGTTCCTCTTGTTCCACTTCCGCGCCGTCCAGCCGGTCTATTTCCAGCTGCCAAATGCCGGCGGGATATTTATCGCGCATCAAGCTGATAAAATGCACCAGTCGCTTTTCCGCCGCTTCCATGTTATAGATCGCATAGTCTACCAGGGCAGGCTCCGTTACTTCATTGAAATAGCGCTTGGCAATATACCACTCGCTTTTGATTTCCTCCAAGACTCTTAAATCCTTCAAGGTCTCCTCCGGCAAATCAAGATATCCCGCCGGCTTCCGCCAGCGCTCAACCAGTTCCAGGATAAACTCCCGGCAGTTAAGGCCAAACATGAATCTCCCTCCCCGATTCATTAAATGCTTATGAAGGAGAAAAGGAGATTAGCACTGTTTGTCCTTAGCCCTGGTAATCTTTTTTAAATATTTTCAGTGCTTGATTGATGTCCTGGGCATAGGC
It encodes:
- the bofA gene encoding pro-sigmaK processing inhibitor BofA, giving the protein MVDTLQVLFAIGFIVFLVYLVSRILLKPLKLVLKIIVNSLFGLLLLWGFNFIGAFFGILIPINVVTILLAGFLGIPGLILLIIMQFLL